The Hevea brasiliensis isolate MT/VB/25A 57/8 chromosome 1, ASM3005281v1, whole genome shotgun sequence genome has a window encoding:
- the LOC131181483 gene encoding proline-rich receptor-like protein kinase PERK15, with protein MNIDNDMMPSTESYRPTSTGETYSVSPPQQMDLTDSSSPEDFQVYEPRKFTFEELAIATCHFSNNELLGIGDFGDVYRGYLPSGEVIAIEKLKYKREGQQEEEFKNQIKDFGIVSHPNLVKLVGYCGEETERLLVLEFVPNKSLRFHLSDVKQRSNLKW; from the exons ATGAATATTGACAACGACATGATGCCCAGTACTGAGTCATATCGCCCAACATCCACCGGGG AAACGTACTCAGTGTCCCCACCACAGCAAATGGATCTGACTGACTCTAGCTCACCTGAGGATTTTCAAGTATATGAACCCAGGAAATTTACATTTGAAGAACTAGCAATTGCAACTTGTCATTTCTCTAACAACGAACTCCTTGGCATTGGTGATTTTGGTGATGTCTATAGGGGATACCTTCCAAGTGGTGAGGTCATTGCTATTGAGAAACTTAAATATAAGCGGGAAGGACAACAGGAAGAAGAATTCAAGAATCAGATTAAGGACTTTGGCATTGTGTCTCACCCAAATCTTGTTAAGCTGGTTGGCTACTGCGGTGAAGAAACAGAAAGATTGCTTGTTTTAGAGTTTGTTCCCAACAAATCTTTGAGATTTCACCTAAGCG ATGTAAAGCAAAGATCAAATTTGAAGTGGTAA